One genomic segment of Mytilus trossulus isolate FHL-02 chromosome 4, PNRI_Mtr1.1.1.hap1, whole genome shotgun sequence includes these proteins:
- the LOC134714082 gene encoding uncharacterized protein LOC134714082: MGCCSRASGWSKIGLLCAVCAFGLQAAGYVTNNWMVYNTVLDLNDLRVGLWWFSNCSAEISCFSVLTPSSYKSLTFTLTLGFEGGCAGLLLVAMIMYWCYVAADCSRRRGMAAAIIIFLVLAVCSSAAGLVLWILQIDFPYYVAWSAGLSVVATAFALIAMLCLVPDLKEYPYEKLRKRPSNNKRPLPLERQTVYTKHGTDKKKGSSLGTDYTQRNSYADVKSNRDFGYDYGARDFYV, translated from the exons ATGGGATGCTGTAGCCGTGCTTCCGGTTGGTCCAAGATTGGACTTCTCTGTGCCGTATGTGCATTTGGGCTCCAGGCAGCTGGCTATGTAACAAATAATTGGATGGTATACAATACAGTACTAGATCTTAACGATCTTCGTGTTGGGTTATGGTGGTTTAGCAACTGTTCGGCTGAAATAAGTTGTTTTTCAGTGCTTACACCGTCTTCCTATAAATCTT TGACTTTCACATTGACTCTGGGATTTGAAGGTGGTTGTGCTGGATTGCTTCTGGTAGCGATGATCATGTATTGGTGTTATGTCGCGGCAGATTGTAGCAGAAGGCGTGGAATGGCAGCTGCCATTattatatttcttgttttaGCAG TGTGTAGTTCAGCAGCTGGATTGGTACTGTGGATCTTACAAATAGATTTTCCTTATTACGTTGCATGGTCAGCCGGACTTTCGGTTGTAGCTACTGCATTTGCACTCATAGCAATGCTTTGCTTAGTTCCAGATCTTAAGGAATATCCATACGAAAAGTTACGCAAGAGGCCGTCAAACAATAAACGTCCTCTGCCTCTTGAAAGACAGACGGTGTACACGAAACATGGTACGGACAAAAAGAAGGGGAGCTCACTTGGCACTGATTATACACAACGTAATTCATATGCAGATGTCAAAAGCAATCGGGACTTCGGATACGATTATGGTGCACGTgacttttatgtttaa
- the LOC134715720 gene encoding neuroplastin-like gives MFYQYHVFVTFGILALSLVSGVEIEGIKGKRTFLEGAGINLTCSHSTSTDMSNKLMFSIPSVTGTNYTKTRSFDSNTKLSTLVISKDKVMEGDTGTYTCKFDGSSDERSVSIEVFKDTKEKDQKNFKTTSSVYTEGEKLELLCPILSALMANVTWSRDVTPELEKLERASYSVDGTTTTNGKLTITDLTPEDRGHYMCTAKWYSGEATFKHLVRVKSKLAPLWPAIGIIVEVLALFLIIILCGRKKKDSTPLAPPPSTSESNEKGGNRRKYVTTST, from the exons ATGTTTTACCAATATCatgtttttgtaacatttggAATCTTGGCTTTATCTCTGGTTTCAG GAGTTGAAATTGAAGGTATAAAGGGAAAGCGGACGTTTTTAGAAGGTGCAGGCATCAATTTAACATGTAGTCATTCCACGAGCACAGATATGAGTAACAAGCTGATGTTCTCTATTCCAAGTGTAACTGGCACAAATTATACCAAAACCAGAAGTTTTGATAGCAATACTAAATTAAGTACACTAGTTATAAGTAAAGATAAAGTTATGGAAGGGGACACCGGAACATACACCTGTAAATTTGATGGGTCATCTGATGAACGATCCGTATCCATAGAAGTGTTCAAAG ATACGAAagaaaaagatcaaaagaaTTTCAAGACGACTTCTAGTGTTTACACAGAAGGTGAAAAACTTGAACTGTTATGTCCAATATTAAGTGCATTGATGGCTAACGTCACGTGGTCAAGAGACGTAACTCCTGAATTGGAAAAGCTTGAACGAGCAAGTTATTCTGTGGATggtacaacaacaacaaatggaaaaTTGACAATAACAGATCTTACACCAGAAGATAGAGGACATTATATGTGTACAGCTAAATGGTACTCAGGAGAAGCTACATTCAAACACTTAGTTCGTGTAAAAA GTAAACTTGCACCTTTATGGCCAGCCATCGGTATAATAGTGGAAGTTTTAGCTTTATTTTTGATTATCATTCTTTGTGGCAGGAAGAAAAAGGACTCAACACCATT AGCTCCACCCCCATCTACCTCTGAGAGTAACGAGAAAGGAGGAAATCGAAGAAAATACGTCACAACATCAACGtga